The Methanofervidicoccus sp. A16 genome has a segment encoding these proteins:
- a CDS encoding TIM barrel protein, with product MLNFGTAGIPLNTKPRTTKNAFYLLRKINLNAMELEFVHGVNIKEKGAKDLVEHSNKIVVSAHAPYYINLNAKEKEKIERSINHIINTGKIINIFNRYSDANKNIVFHPGYYLKKDKKEVYNTIAKNIGKILDYLKENKINVMLRPETTGRTTQFGDLDETLSLSQELGILPCIDFAHIYARSMGKINDYNAFYKILEKVEDTLGKKGIYDMHIHISGIDYGKGGEKNHLPLKESKFNYRDLLKALKDYGVRGTVICESPRLEYDALILKREYEELE from the coding sequence ATGTTAAACTTTGGAACTGCAGGTATACCTCTAAATACAAAACCGAGGACTACCAAAAACGCCTTTTACCTCTTAAGGAAAATAAATTTAAATGCCATGGAGTTGGAGTTTGTCCATGGAGTTAATATAAAAGAGAAGGGTGCTAAAGACCTAGTGGAGCATTCAAACAAGATTGTAGTAAGTGCTCATGCACCTTACTACATAAATCTAAATGCCAAAGAGAAAGAGAAAATTGAGAGAAGTATAAACCATATTATAAATACAGGAAAGATAATAAACATCTTCAATAGATACTCTGATGCCAATAAAAACATTGTATTTCATCCAGGATACTACCTTAAGAAAGATAAAAAAGAGGTATATAATACTATAGCAAAGAACATAGGAAAGATACTAGATTACCTAAAGGAGAACAAGATAAATGTAATGTTGAGACCAGAGACCACTGGAAGAACTACCCAGTTTGGAGATTTAGATGAAACCCTCTCCCTCTCCCAGGAACTTGGAATATTGCCCTGTATAGATTTTGCCCATATTTATGCAAGGAGTATGGGAAAGATAAACGACTACAACGCCTTCTACAAGATACTGGAAAAGGTAGAGGATACTCTTGGAAAAAAGGGAATATACGATATGCATATCCATATATCAGGGATTGACTATGGAAAGGGAGGGGAGAAGAATCACTTACCCCTTAAGGAGTCAAAATTTAACTATAGAGATCTTCTAAAGGCGTTGAAGGACTACGGTGTAAGGGGCACTGTTATCTGTGAGAGTCCAAGGTTGGAGTACGATGCTCTTATATTGAAGAGGGAGTACGAGGAGTTAGAGTAA
- a CDS encoding IGHMBP2 family helicase: MEVKEYINHLKKLVELERKAEIEAMKEEMKKLSGQEREKVGRAILGLNGKVIGEEFKYKLVKYGRNREIKTEICVGDLVVISKGNPLRSDLVGTVTEKGKHYIVVALENVPTWALKNVRIDLYANDITFRRQIENLDKLSESGKKVLKYILKLEEPKESKETEFEPEDGNLNESQREAVCLSLGSEDFFLIHGPFGTGKTRTVTEVIIQEVKRGKKVLATAESNIAVDNLVERLWGKVKLVRVGHPSKVSKHLKESTLYYQVETHERYREVKRLRERVEKLIAHRDKHLKPTPQWRRGLSDEEILKFAERGIGVRGISSKNIRSMAQWITVNMEIQRLYEEARGIEEEIIREVIDKAEVVLSTNSSVALEYLEGVKFDVAVIDEASQTTIPSVLIPIGRCDKFILAGDHKQLPPTILSEEAQELSETLFEKLIQLYPSKSRILEIQYRMNEKLMEFPSREFYDGKIKAYEGVKDITLLDLGVKETSFEEPWRYILDPKEPLIFVDTSNHPEKWERQRRGSTSRENLLEAEVVKKILERLIEIGVSPESIGVITPYEDQRDLIDTLIGNYRVEVKTVDGYQGREKEVIILSLVRSNREGELGFLTDMRRLNVSLTRAKRKLIVVGDSETLKLHPTYRRFIEYVKSRGMLVHLNKKI, from the coding sequence ATGGAGGTTAAGGAGTATATCAACCATCTGAAAAAATTAGTGGAACTTGAAAGGAAGGCAGAGATAGAAGCCATGAAAGAGGAGATGAAAAAATTAAGTGGTCAGGAGAGGGAGAAGGTAGGTAGGGCTATCTTGGGATTAAATGGGAAAGTTATCGGTGAAGAGTTTAAATATAAACTGGTGAAATACGGTAGAAATAGAGAGATAAAAACTGAAATATGTGTTGGAGATCTCGTAGTAATAAGTAAGGGCAATCCTCTAAGAAGTGATCTAGTTGGTACTGTAACTGAGAAGGGAAAACACTACATCGTAGTAGCCTTGGAAAATGTTCCTACCTGGGCTCTAAAGAACGTGAGGATCGATCTCTACGCCAACGATATAACCTTTAGGAGACAGATAGAGAATTTGGATAAACTCAGTGAAAGTGGAAAGAAAGTGTTAAAATACATACTGAAACTGGAGGAACCTAAGGAGAGTAAGGAAACTGAATTTGAACCAGAGGATGGGAATTTAAATGAGAGTCAGAGAGAGGCTGTGTGTCTATCCCTTGGGAGTGAGGATTTCTTTCTGATCCATGGGCCCTTTGGTACAGGAAAAACTAGAACTGTCACAGAGGTTATAATCCAGGAGGTGAAGAGGGGAAAAAAGGTACTTGCAACTGCAGAGAGCAATATAGCAGTTGATAACTTAGTTGAACGTCTCTGGGGAAAGGTTAAACTGGTTCGAGTGGGACATCCCTCCAAGGTATCGAAACACCTGAAGGAATCTACCTTATACTACCAGGTTGAAACCCATGAGAGGTACAGGGAGGTTAAGAGGTTGAGGGAGAGAGTAGAGAAGTTAATAGCACATAGGGATAAACATCTGAAACCCACACCTCAGTGGCGAAGAGGTCTCTCAGATGAGGAGATCCTGAAGTTTGCAGAGAGAGGGATCGGTGTAAGGGGAATATCTTCCAAGAATATAAGATCCATGGCCCAGTGGATCACAGTTAATATGGAGATCCAGAGGTTGTACGAGGAGGCCAGAGGTATTGAGGAGGAGATAATTAGGGAGGTGATAGATAAGGCGGAGGTTGTCCTAAGTACAAACTCCTCGGTGGCACTTGAGTACTTGGAAGGTGTTAAATTTGACGTTGCAGTTATAGATGAGGCTTCCCAGACAACTATTCCAAGTGTCTTAATTCCTATAGGGAGGTGTGATAAGTTCATCTTAGCGGGAGATCATAAACAACTACCTCCGACGATCCTAAGTGAGGAGGCACAGGAACTAAGTGAGACTCTCTTTGAAAAACTTATCCAGTTGTACCCCTCAAAGAGTAGGATCCTGGAGATACAGTACAGGATGAACGAGAAACTTATGGAGTTTCCAAGTAGGGAGTTCTACGATGGAAAGATCAAGGCGTATGAAGGAGTTAAAGATATAACCCTCCTAGATCTAGGTGTTAAGGAGACCTCCTTTGAAGAGCCCTGGAGGTATATCTTAGATCCTAAGGAGCCCTTAATTTTTGTTGACACATCTAACCACCCCGAGAAGTGGGAGAGACAGAGAAGAGGTTCCACCTCAAGGGAGAACCTCTTAGAGGCAGAGGTTGTTAAGAAGATCCTGGAGAGACTTATAGAGATAGGTGTATCACCAGAGTCTATCGGTGTTATAACACCTTACGAGGATCAGAGGGATCTGATAGATACGTTAATAGGGAATTACAGGGTGGAGGTGAAAACTGTAGATGGATATCAGGGGAGGGAGAAGGAGGTGATAATTCTTTCCCTTGTCCGTTCAAATAGGGAGGGAGAACTGGGATTCTTAACAGATATGAGGAGGTTGAACGTTTCCCTTACAAGGGCAAAGAGGAAGTTAATAGTTGTTGGAGATAGTGAAACCCTTAAATTACATCCAACTTACAGGAGGTTTATTGAGTACGTTAAAAGTAGAGGTATGTTGGTACATTTAAATAAAAAGATATAA
- a CDS encoding TIGR00269 family protein, translating into MEVCSVCKEKKSIYYQRHSGLRFCRECFIKYIKKKVRKTLGKKIIRQNVKIGMGISGGKDSLVMAYLLREYYAPIPNSEVIGLIVDEGIEGFRKKGIEIAIEFCEKYDIPYYIATFEEYIGCTLDSIVERAKEKNITANPCTFCGVIRRRILNNMALERRCNYLAIGHNLDDVAQAVMMNYIEGDIKKLAILGRNIEHPKFVKRIKPLKYIPEDEVKLFADLLGIKYHSEPCPYSSLSYRSEISDILDLLEERHPGRKYSIVAGFERLVKYLPVEKERGVCKYCGNPSASDVCKVCEILKKLNII; encoded by the coding sequence ATGGAAGTATGTAGCGTTTGTAAGGAAAAGAAGTCTATCTACTATCAGCGCCACTCAGGTTTAAGGTTCTGTAGGGAATGTTTTATAAAGTATATAAAAAAGAAGGTTAGGAAAACACTAGGTAAAAAGATAATAAGACAGAATGTTAAAATTGGAATGGGAATAAGTGGAGGTAAGGACAGTTTAGTAATGGCCTATCTATTGAGGGAGTACTACGCTCCAATACCTAACTCAGAGGTTATTGGGCTAATAGTGGATGAGGGAATAGAGGGATTTAGAAAAAAGGGAATAGAGATAGCGATAGAGTTCTGTGAAAAGTACGATATACCTTACTATATAGCTACCTTTGAGGAATACATAGGATGTACCTTAGATAGCATAGTAGAGAGGGCTAAGGAGAAAAATATAACAGCCAACCCCTGTACCTTCTGTGGCGTAATTAGAAGGAGGATATTGAACAACATGGCTTTAGAGAGGAGGTGTAATTACCTGGCAATAGGTCATAACTTAGATGATGTTGCCCAGGCAGTAATGATGAATTACATAGAAGGAGATATTAAGAAATTGGCTATACTGGGAAGGAATATTGAACATCCTAAGTTTGTCAAGAGGATCAAACCTTTAAAGTATATTCCTGAGGATGAAGTAAAACTCTTTGCAGATCTCTTGGGCATTAAATACCACAGTGAACCCTGTCCATATTCCTCCCTATCCTACAGGAGTGAAATCTCGGATATCTTAGATCTTTTAGAGGAGAGGCATCCAGGGAGGAAGTATTCCATTGTTGCAGGTTTTGAGAGGTTGGTAAAGTATCTACCTGTCGAAAAGGAGAGAGGTGTATGTAAGTACTGTGGTAATCCTTCTGCATCTGATGTATGTAAGGTATGTGAGATTTTAAAGAAGTTGAACATAATTTAA
- a CDS encoding FIST signal transduction protein, producing MITDGRKILEVGIGQSTDPTEAIEEALEGCRKPDLTIVFASSDLDPNEVYREIKEKVGNSHIIGGTTAGEFSSAVEKPQKGTVAVMTLKSPYLKVGVGVGEGISKNPFECGKEAISKAYASLKDNPTASAVISIAFMKKKGLDLLKMKPFVNIILPDGLAGVEEEFIKGIVSAVGCNQCIIGGSTGDDLKFKRTYQFGNGVYTDAGVVATLSSALKIGTGYGHPFYPTDAGAVITKSKGRVVYELDGRPASEVMRDLLEVDELTPEIFSQTPVGVKSSDVYGEYIIKSPANVKPDGSITFYSEVPTGCYLTIMDTDKEHIIESFKRTILNAIEDAGDPEEIGAIVIFNCILRHLLTEREGINDLKIIKELVGDVPVIGFNTYGEQGSTLGGSIGHYNQTSTVLLLSNEVISR from the coding sequence ATGATAACAGATGGAAGAAAAATACTGGAGGTTGGTATAGGACAATCTACAGATCCTACTGAAGCTATTGAGGAGGCTCTAGAGGGTTGTAGAAAACCAGATTTAACCATAGTATTTGCATCCTCCGACTTAGATCCTAACGAAGTTTACAGGGAGATAAAGGAAAAAGTTGGAAATTCCCATATAATAGGAGGTACTACTGCAGGGGAGTTTTCCAGTGCAGTTGAGAAACCGCAGAAAGGCACTGTAGCAGTGATGACGCTGAAAAGCCCCTACCTTAAAGTTGGTGTTGGTGTAGGTGAGGGAATATCCAAGAATCCCTTTGAATGTGGAAAGGAGGCAATTAGCAAAGCCTATGCCTCTTTAAAGGACAACCCTACAGCATCTGCAGTAATATCCATCGCCTTTATGAAGAAAAAGGGGCTAGATCTCTTGAAGATGAAACCTTTCGTTAATATCATTCTTCCAGATGGTTTGGCAGGGGTTGAGGAGGAATTTATAAAGGGAATTGTATCGGCTGTTGGATGTAATCAGTGTATCATAGGTGGATCCACTGGAGATGACTTAAAATTTAAAAGAACCTATCAGTTTGGTAACGGTGTATATACAGATGCAGGTGTAGTGGCTACCTTGAGCAGTGCCCTAAAGATAGGTACTGGATATGGCCATCCCTTCTATCCTACAGATGCAGGTGCTGTTATTACCAAGTCTAAGGGAAGAGTAGTCTATGAGTTAGATGGTAGACCTGCCTCTGAAGTTATGAGGGATTTACTTGAAGTGGATGAACTAACCCCTGAAATATTCTCTCAGACACCTGTAGGTGTTAAATCTTCAGATGTTTATGGGGAGTATATTATAAAAAGCCCTGCAAATGTGAAGCCAGATGGTAGTATAACTTTCTATTCTGAAGTTCCTACTGGATGTTATTTAACTATCATGGATACTGATAAAGAACACATCATCGAATCTTTTAAAAGAACTATACTTAATGCTATAGAAGATGCAGGAGATCCAGAGGAGATAGGTGCAATTGTCATATTTAACTGTATATTGAGACACTTACTTACAGAAAGAGAAGGAATAAACGATCTTAAGATAATAAAGGAGTTGGTAGGTGATGTTCCAGTAATTGGATTTAACACCTATGGAGAGCAGGGGAGTACTTTAGGGGGATCTATAGGCCATTACAATCAAACCTCTACTGTGTTATTGCTGAGTAATGAGGTAATCTCTAGGTAG
- a CDS encoding DUF128 domain-containing protein, producing the protein MENDLDEKLIEILSILTKYDRPVGAKIIADELKKRGYELGERAVRYHLQLLDEKGLTEKVGYHGRVITEKGLEELNKANISYRVGFVFSKILEKMYLSDFPRSVIINRSIVEGDYREVKKLVLKVIDSGFSIGDFINIRRDGDFITVETLCSITFDSYLMKKGVYPMIKYGGIVKFEDYEPVAFEGVIDFSKSSIDPLEAFITRGKTDVLGIIENGEGYLPANFRVIPNIALDRFENIIKQDILNGILSYGEENVLGLSLNEGEVGIVLVGGLSPICPLVEKGYSVKISAATDVVDISNIKTVSVSKRYLKPVKRKGKVKIVSVFSKMLSMIHKVDYCIEDGEGKVLVNRCCIDKKYEEEVLEALNRCYKMGIMVSDRVGFEYKGNNLVVTTICSSTVDGILIRYGVPLIPYCGGILELSKDRFIEIISYDGTSLDPHEIFLNRIDGKSTVLSGVRKAPMVARDRLIQLLKSLNWKGIHKVGKPNNDICGVKVDKSMFGYISFGGMNPFAVLKSRGVPVEVSALHGVVDYSKLTPIEELI; encoded by the coding sequence TTGGAAAACGATTTAGATGAGAAACTTATAGAGATACTAAGTATATTAACCAAGTACGACAGACCTGTAGGTGCCAAGATAATAGCAGATGAACTTAAGAAACGGGGTTATGAGTTAGGGGAGAGGGCAGTTAGGTATCATCTTCAACTACTAGATGAGAAAGGCTTAACTGAGAAGGTAGGATACCACGGTAGAGTTATAACTGAAAAGGGGTTAGAGGAGTTAAATAAGGCGAACATATCCTACAGGGTGGGATTTGTATTCTCTAAGATATTGGAAAAGATGTATCTATCAGACTTTCCAAGGAGTGTTATAATCAACAGGTCGATAGTAGAGGGGGATTATAGGGAAGTTAAGAAGTTGGTATTGAAGGTTATAGATAGTGGTTTTTCCATAGGAGATTTTATAAATATAAGGAGGGATGGAGATTTTATCACAGTTGAGACTCTATGTTCCATAACCTTTGACAGTTACCTTATGAAGAAGGGCGTATATCCTATGATAAAGTATGGAGGTATAGTTAAATTTGAAGATTACGAACCTGTGGCATTTGAAGGTGTTATAGACTTCAGTAAGTCATCTATAGATCCCTTAGAGGCATTTATTACTCGGGGAAAAACTGATGTACTTGGAATTATAGAAAACGGCGAGGGGTACCTACCTGCAAACTTCAGGGTTATTCCCAATATAGCGTTGGATAGATTTGAAAACATTATAAAACAGGATATACTCAATGGGATACTAAGTTACGGCGAGGAGAATGTATTAGGGCTAAGTTTAAATGAGGGTGAGGTGGGGATAGTGCTTGTAGGTGGATTATCTCCTATATGTCCCTTGGTGGAAAAGGGGTATTCAGTTAAGATCAGTGCGGCAACTGATGTTGTAGATATCTCCAATATAAAAACAGTGAGTGTAAGTAAAAGGTATTTAAAGCCTGTGAAGAGGAAGGGGAAGGTTAAGATAGTATCTGTATTCTCCAAGATGCTCTCCATGATACATAAGGTAGATTACTGTATCGAAGATGGAGAGGGTAAGGTCTTAGTAAATAGATGTTGCATAGATAAAAAATATGAGGAGGAGGTGTTGGAGGCACTTAATAGATGTTATAAAATGGGAATTATGGTATCTGACAGGGTAGGTTTTGAATATAAAGGAAACAACTTAGTGGTAACTACCATATGTTCCTCTACAGTGGATGGAATACTTATAAGGTACGGCGTTCCCCTGATTCCATACTGCGGGGGTATATTGGAACTTTCAAAGGATAGGTTTATAGAGATCATCTCCTACGACGGCACCTCATTGGATCCCCATGAGATATTCCTCAACAGAATAGACGGTAAAAGTACAGTCCTATCTGGAGTTAGAAAGGCCCCAATGGTTGCAAGGGATAGGTTAATCCAGTTATTGAAATCTCTAAACTGGAAAGGTATACACAAGGTAGGGAAACCTAATAACGATATATGTGGTGTTAAAGTTGATAAGAGTATGTTTGGATATATAAGTTTTGGAGGTATGAATCCCTTCGCTGTACTTAAAAGTAGAGGTGTGCCTGTAGAGGTTTCTGCACTTCATGGGGTTGTAGATTACAGTAAGTTGACTCCTATAGAAGAGTTAATATAG
- a CDS encoding 30S ribosomal protein S13, with the protein MSQGEFRHRLRISKTDIDGNAPLEFALQDIKGIGKAMAKAIVRVAKLDGQRPAGYLTDEDVKKIEDILRDPAKHGIPSWMFNRKRDPYSGEDRHLIESDWILAVQQDIATMKRIRCYRGIRHELGLPCRGQRTRSTFRRGPTVGVSRKKKK; encoded by the coding sequence TTGAGTCAGGGGGAATTTAGGCATAGATTGAGGATCTCTAAAACAGATATAGATGGAAATGCTCCATTAGAGTTTGCCCTACAGGATATTAAAGGTATAGGTAAAGCCATGGCTAAAGCCATAGTTAGAGTTGCAAAATTAGATGGACAAAGACCTGCAGGTTACCTAACTGATGAGGATGTTAAAAAGATAGAGGATATATTAAGAGATCCTGCGAAACACGGAATCCCATCGTGGATGTTTAACAGAAAGAGGGATCCTTACTCAGGAGAAGATAGACACCTGATAGAGAGTGACTGGATACTTGCAGTCCAACAAGACATAGCAACTATGAAGAGGATCAGGTGTTATAGAGGAATTAGGCATGAGTTAGGACTACCATGTAGAGGTCAGAGAACTAGAAGTACATTTAGAAGAGGTCCTACAGTTGGTGTTAGTAGGAAGAAGAAAAAGTAA
- a CDS encoding 30S ribosomal protein S4, whose translation MGDPRRLKKKYDTPNHPWIGERIKREKELLNKYGLVNKRELWKMETRLRKFRRQARKLISDTSKQGAKEAKQLFSILRRYGILVKEDPTLDDVLSLTVEDILERRLQTIVFRKGLARTIKQARQFIVHGHIAIKGRRVTAPSYLVPVDEEDHITYAPTSPLASKDHPERVKVVTTEEGN comes from the coding sequence ATGGGAGATCCTAGGCGATTGAAAAAGAAGTACGATACTCCTAACCATCCCTGGATTGGGGAGAGAATTAAAAGAGAGAAAGAACTTTTAAATAAATACGGTCTTGTAAACAAGAGAGAACTTTGGAAGATGGAGACTAGATTGAGAAAGTTCAGAAGACAGGCTAGGAAGTTGATAAGTGATACCTCCAAACAGGGAGCAAAGGAGGCTAAGCAGTTGTTTAGCATCCTAAGAAGATATGGAATATTGGTTAAAGAAGATCCAACTTTGGATGACGTCCTCTCCCTTACTGTAGAGGATATACTGGAGAGAAGATTACAGACTATAGTATTTAGAAAAGGGCTGGCAAGAACTATAAAACAGGCTAGGCAATTTATAGTCCATGGGCATATCGCTATTAAAGGTAGGAGAGTTACTGCACCTAGTTATTTAGTACCAGTTGACGAAGAGGATCATATAACCTATGCTCCAACCTCTCCATTGGCCTCCAAGGATCACCCTGAGAGGGTGAAAGTGGTAACTACTGAGGAGGGCAATTAA
- a CDS encoding 30S ribosomal protein S11 codes for MGGRWGVVHIYASYNNTIIHVTDITGAETIARISGGMIVKNQKDESSPYAAMQGAFKIAEMIREKGIDKVHIKVRAPGGSGPKNPGPGAQAAIRALARAGIQIGRIEDVTPIPHDGTTPKKKYR; via the coding sequence ATGGGTGGAAGATGGGGGGTTGTCCACATCTATGCCTCCTACAACAACACTATAATACATGTTACAGACATAACAGGAGCAGAGACTATTGCTAGGATCTCTGGAGGTATGATTGTAAAGAACCAGAAAGATGAGTCCTCTCCATATGCAGCTATGCAGGGGGCATTTAAAATAGCTGAAATGATAAGAGAAAAAGGTATTGATAAGGTCCATATAAAGGTAAGAGCCCCTGGAGGTAGTGGGCCAAAAAACCCAGGACCTGGAGCCCAGGCTGCAATTAGGGCTTTGGCAAGAGCAGGAATACAGATCGGTAGAATAGAAGATGTAACTCCAATACCTCATGATGGAACTACTCCAAAGAAGAAGTACAGGTAA
- a CDS encoding DNA-directed RNA polymerase subunit D, with amino-acid sequence MISDIQKEKTRIGDILRFKLKGPLSFSNALRRIMISEVPTYAIEYVYIYENTSSMYDELIAHRLGLIPIKGMPLSKEEVITFVLNKEGPCTVYSGDLRSETGEVAFKNIPIVKLKEGQKLKLECEAVVGIGKVHAKWQPCNCTYKQIDENEVEFLVESHGNMEPEEILVSSIEILKGKGEKLLKELETLEE; translated from the coding sequence TTGATATCTGATATTCAGAAGGAAAAAACACGAATAGGGGATATCCTCAGGTTTAAATTAAAGGGACCCCTTTCCTTTTCCAATGCCCTAAGGAGGATAATGATATCAGAGGTACCTACATACGCTATTGAATACGTTTATATCTATGAAAACACATCCTCCATGTATGATGAGTTGATAGCCCATAGACTAGGCCTTATCCCAATAAAGGGAATGCCCCTTAGTAAAGAGGAGGTTATAACATTTGTTCTCAACAAGGAAGGCCCCTGTACTGTATACTCGGGGGATCTAAGATCTGAAACAGGAGAAGTTGCATTTAAAAATATTCCTATTGTTAAGTTGAAAGAAGGACAGAAGTTAAAGTTAGAATGTGAGGCTGTAGTAGGTATAGGAAAGGTACATGCAAAGTGGCAACCTTGTAATTGTACATACAAACAGATTGATGAGAATGAAGTTGAATTTTTAGTGGAGTCTCATGGTAATATGGAACCTGAGGAAATACTAGTTTCATCTATTGAGATATTAAAGGGTAAAGGGGAAAAACTTCTAAAGGAGTTGGAAACACTAGAGGAATAA
- a CDS encoding 50S ribosomal protein L18e, with protein MREPKATNPRILKLIETLKFESYRTQRKIWKDLARRLSKPARRRAEVNISKINRYTKEGEIVVVPGKVLGAGKLNHKVTVAALSFSEGARRAIEEVGGRCITIEELIKENPKGVQIRIMA; from the coding sequence ATGAGAGAACCTAAGGCAACTAATCCAAGAATCTTAAAGTTGATAGAAACACTTAAATTTGAATCCTACAGAACTCAGAGAAAGATCTGGAAGGATTTAGCAAGGAGATTATCGAAACCTGCTAGAAGGAGGGCAGAGGTAAATATAAGTAAAATAAATAGATATACAAAAGAAGGGGAGATAGTAGTTGTTCCAGGTAAGGTGTTAGGTGCTGGAAAGTTGAATCACAAGGTAACTGTTGCTGCACTCTCCTTCTCCGAAGGTGCAAGGAGGGCTATTGAAGAAGTAGGGGGAAGGTGTATAACTATCGAGGAGTTAATTAAGGAAAATCCTAAAGGTGTCCAAATAAGGATTATGGCATAA
- a CDS encoding 50S ribosomal protein L13 gives MVVIDAKNAVAGRLASYAAKLALSGEEVLIINAEKAIITGNREYIFKQFLQKRHRKSITNPRRMGPKYPRRPDDILRRMIRGMLPYKKAKGREAFKRVKVTVGTPEGVTPDITYNKMPNTHKFVTIGEISRHLGAKF, from the coding sequence ATGGTAGTTATAGACGCTAAAAATGCAGTTGCTGGAAGGTTGGCATCTTATGCTGCCAAATTAGCCCTCTCAGGAGAAGAGGTATTGATAATAAATGCAGAGAAGGCAATAATAACTGGAAACAGAGAATATATCTTCAAGCAGTTTCTCCAGAAAAGACATAGAAAAAGTATAACTAACCCAAGAAGAATGGGTCCAAAGTATCCAAGAAGGCCCGATGATATTCTTAGAAGAATGATAAGAGGCATGCTACCATACAAGAAGGCAAAGGGAAGGGAAGCATTTAAGAGAGTTAAGGTTACAGTAGGAACTCCAGAGGGCGTAACTCCAGATATCACCTACAACAAGATGCCAAATACCCACAAGTTTGTAACTATTGGAGAAATCAGTAGACATCTAGGAGCTAAATTTTAA
- a CDS encoding 30S ribosomal protein S9, whose amino-acid sequence MKVVHTVGKRKTSIARATAREGKGRIRINKVPIELFGPKYLNMRLMEPIILAGDVINTMDIDITVKGGGVSGQIDAVRTALGKAIVEFTGSMEIKKKFLEYDRTLLVSDARRTEPHKPSRSTKGPRAKRQKSYR is encoded by the coding sequence GTGAAGGTAGTACATACTGTCGGTAAAAGGAAAACCTCCATTGCAAGGGCTACTGCAAGGGAGGGAAAGGGTAGAATTAGGATAAATAAGGTGCCTATTGAACTTTTCGGACCGAAATATTTAAATATGAGGTTGATGGAACCTATAATACTGGCTGGAGATGTAATAAACACCATGGATATTGATATTACAGTTAAAGGGGGAGGGGTTTCAGGACAAATAGATGCAGTAAGAACAGCCTTAGGTAAGGCCATCGTTGAATTCACTGGAAGTATGGAGATAAAGAAGAAGTTCTTAGAGTACGATAGGACGTTGTTAGTTAGTGATGCAAGAAGAACTGAGCCCCATAAACCAAGTAGGTCCACCAAGGGACCAAGGGCCAAGAGACAGAAGTCTTACAGATAA
- a CDS encoding DNA-directed RNA polymerase subunit N, giving the protein MMFPIRCFSCGAVISEVYEEYRSRLMKGEDPKEILDDLGIKKYCCRRMFISHRIDEDGREIFDDMMEHDSY; this is encoded by the coding sequence GTGATGTTTCCTATTAGATGTTTCTCTTGTGGAGCTGTAATATCTGAGGTATATGAGGAGTATCGCTCCCGGTTGATGAAGGGGGAGGATCCCAAAGAAATACTAGACGACTTAGGAATTAAAAAGTACTGCTGCAGGAGGATGTTTATATCCCACAGGATAGATGAAGATGGTAGAGAAATATTTGACGATATGATGGAACATGATTCCTACTAA
- a CDS encoding DNA-directed RNA polymerase subunit K: MRYTRFEKARLIGARSLQISDGAYLTVETEKESSLDIAREEFERGKIPLIAKPKKRY; encoded by the coding sequence ATGAGATACACTAGGTTTGAAAAGGCCAGACTCATTGGAGCGAGATCTTTACAGATCTCAGATGGAGCCTATTTAACTGTTGAAACAGAAAAAGAATCCTCCTTAGATATTGCCAGGGAGGAGTTTGAGAGGGGAAAAATACCTCTAATAGCAAAACCTAAAAAAAGATACTAA